The Bacteroidota bacterium genomic sequence CTTACGTCCAGCTAATGTATCTTTAAATTTAGCTGAGGCACCTAATGTAGAAGAGCCGGTTGCTATGATATTAATATCCGGATAATAATCGGAAGCAATTTTCAGTAACTGCGAAGGATTATCTAATCGATGAATTTCATCCAACACTATGCGTTTTTTTCTAAACTCTTCAAGAAAAGATT encodes the following:
- a CDS encoding AAA family ATPase; translated protein: MVHRNFWINRIKKAWKKRSIVWLSGVRRAGKTYLCKSLPDVEYFDCELPRVRLMMEDPQSFLEEFRKKRIVLDEIHRLDNPSQLLKIASDYYPDINIIATGSSTLGASAKFKDTLAGRK